In one Bordetella pertussis 18323 genomic region, the following are encoded:
- a CDS encoding DMT family transporter, which translates to MPFNQTVWAARGSTALFVLLWSSGAIFAKWGLDYASPFAFLVLRFALALAVLTALGLRAGRCLPAPGTRLRTAATGALLLGGYSICYLLALQHGVTPGVLATVLGVQPLLTLLWLERDLPARRLAGLTLALAGLVLVVWRNIDVARLNHAGMAYALAALGCMTAGALLQKGSRQAPGEVLPLQYATSLALCLALAPGQPWQVQWSPGFVAAWLWLALVISVAATLLLYRLIQGGNLVNVTSLFYLVPPGTALLDYLLLGNRPASASLAGMAAIVAGLGLVFGRRRAH; encoded by the coding sequence ATGCCATTCAATCAAACCGTCTGGGCCGCACGCGGCTCGACGGCGCTTTTCGTGCTGCTGTGGAGCAGCGGCGCGATCTTCGCCAAATGGGGGCTGGACTATGCCTCGCCCTTTGCCTTCCTGGTGCTGCGCTTCGCCCTGGCGCTGGCCGTCCTGACAGCCCTGGGCCTGCGCGCGGGGCGCTGCCTGCCCGCGCCTGGCACGCGCCTGCGCACCGCCGCCACCGGCGCGCTGCTGCTGGGCGGCTATTCGATCTGCTATCTGCTGGCGCTGCAGCACGGCGTGACGCCGGGCGTGCTGGCCACGGTGCTGGGCGTGCAGCCGCTGCTGACGCTGCTATGGCTGGAGCGCGACCTGCCGGCACGCCGGCTGGCCGGGCTGACGCTGGCCCTGGCGGGCCTGGTGCTGGTGGTGTGGCGCAACATCGATGTGGCACGCCTGAACCACGCCGGCATGGCCTACGCCCTGGCCGCGCTGGGCTGCATGACGGCGGGCGCCCTGCTGCAGAAAGGGTCGCGCCAGGCGCCCGGCGAGGTCTTGCCGCTGCAGTACGCGACAAGCCTGGCGCTGTGCCTGGCGCTCGCGCCCGGACAGCCCTGGCAGGTGCAGTGGAGCCCCGGTTTCGTGGCGGCCTGGCTGTGGCTCGCGCTGGTGATATCGGTGGCGGCCACGCTGCTGCTGTACCGCCTGATCCAGGGCGGCAACCTGGTCAACGTGACCAGCCTGTTCTACCTGGTGCCCCCCGGCACGGCGCTGCTGGATTACCTGCTGCTAGGCAACCGGCCAGCGTCGGCCAGCCTGGCCGGCATGGCGGCCATCGTTGCCGGGCTGGGGCTGGTGTTCGGGCGCCGGCGCGCGCATTGA
- a CDS encoding IS481-like element IS481 family transposase has translation MNTHKHARLTFLRRLEMVQQLIAHQVCVPEAARAYGVTAPTVRKWLGRFLAQGQAGLADASSRPTVSPRAIAPAKALAIVELRRKRLTQARIAQALGVSASTVSRVLARAGLSHLADLEPAEPVVRYEHQAPGDLLHIDIKKLGRIQRPGHRVTGNRRDTVEGAGWDFVFVAIDDHARVAFTDIHPDERFPSAVQFLKDAVAYYQRLGVTIQRLLTDNGSAFRSRAFAALCHELGIKHRFTRPYRPQTNGKAERFIQSALREWAYAHTYQNSQHRADAMKSWLHHYNWHRPHQGIGRAVPISRLNLDEYNLLTVHS, from the coding sequence ATGAACACCCATAAGCATGCCCGATTGACCTTCCTACGTCGACTCGAAATGGTCCAGCAATTGATCGCCCATCAAGTTTGTGTGCCTGAAGCGGCCCGCGCCTATGGGGTCACCGCGCCGACTGTGCGCAAATGGCTGGGCCGCTTCCTGGCTCAGGGCCAGGCGGGCTTGGCCGATGCGTCCTCGCGCCCGACGGTCTCGCCCCGAGCGATTGCGCCGGCCAAGGCGCTGGCTATCGTGGAGCTGCGCCGCAAGCGGCTGACCCAAGCGCGCATCGCCCAGGCGCTGGGCGTGTCAGCCAGCACCGTCAGCCGCGTCCTGGCCCGCGCCGGTCTGTCGCACCTGGCCGACCTGGAGCCGGCCGAGCCGGTGGTGCGCTACGAGCATCAGGCCCCCGGCGATCTGCTGCACATCGACATCAAGAAGCTGGGACGTATCCAGCGCCCTGGCCACCGGGTCACGGGCAACCGACGCGATACCGTTGAGGGGGCCGGCTGGGACTTCGTCTTCGTGGCCATCGATGACCACGCCCGTGTGGCCTTCACCGACATCCACCCCGACGAGCGCTTCCCCAGCGCCGTCCAGTTCCTCAAGGACGCAGTGGCCTACTACCAGCGCCTGGGCGTGACCATCCAGCGCTTGCTCACCGACAATGGCTCGGCCTTTCGCAGCCGCGCCTTCGCCGCGCTGTGCCATGAGCTGGGCATCAAGCACCGCTTTACCCGACCTTACCGCCCACAGACCAATGGCAAGGCCGAACGCTTCATCCAGTCGGCCTTGCGTGAGTGGGCTTACGCTCACACCTACCAGAACTCCCAACACCGAGCCGATGCCATGAAATCCTGGCTACACCACTACAACTGGCATCGACCCCACCAAGGCATCGGGCGCGCTGTACCCATCTCCAGACTCAACCTGGACGAATACAACCTATTGACAGTTCACAGCTAG
- a CDS encoding DNA polymerase III subunit gamma/tau, translating into MTYLVLARKWRPRSFDTLIGQDHVVRALTHALDTQRLHHAWLFTGTRGVGKTTLSRILAKSLNCENGITSKPCGQCRACTEIDAGRFVDYLELDAASNRGVEEMTQLLEQAVYAPGAGRFKVYMIDEVHMLTGHAFNAMLKTLEEPPPHVKFILATTDPQKIPVTVLSRCLQFNLKQMPPDAIVGHLQAVLGEEQIGFEVPALRLIGQAAGGSMRDALSLTDQAIAYSAGNLSEEAVRGMLGTIDQRHLVRLLDALASGDAAGVLAVADELAVRGLSYAGALADLAVLLSRVAIEQRVRGALPQDDPLTEDITRLAAALHPDAVQLFYSVAVHSRGELTLSPDEYAGFVMACLRMLALNGEAGPATAVQAPRADTTPRAAAPAAAAPAETRPEPTPAPALAPQAAAAPRAVARSESKPQPAPEPEPEPEPAPRPAATPVAATPPAVAEPEPVAAPAAQARAAEPAPAPVPPWEDLPEAVAAPAPAQPAAAPAPVAADDDGPPAWVDEAIPDEAGGGFVPEHSFTADPDDEFETLAPAAAAMPAPRAPTPRRESGGRGRAARSRLADMSPTGWPELAARLPVTGLAAELARQSEWAGVQGDAVLLRVAVRTLAESESRVRLQTVLCEHFGQGLRLEIEVGVTGDGTAHAVAQIERAARQQAAEDAVAVDPFVQALVADFGGRVVPGSIRHVDNPPAA; encoded by the coding sequence ATGACTTATCTGGTACTGGCCCGCAAGTGGCGCCCGCGATCCTTCGATACCCTGATCGGGCAGGATCACGTGGTGCGAGCCCTCACGCACGCGCTGGACACGCAGCGCCTGCATCATGCCTGGCTGTTCACCGGTACGCGCGGGGTCGGCAAGACCACCCTGTCGCGCATCCTGGCCAAGTCGCTCAATTGCGAGAACGGCATCACGTCCAAGCCTTGCGGCCAATGCCGCGCCTGCACCGAAATCGATGCGGGCCGCTTCGTCGACTACCTCGAGCTCGATGCCGCCTCCAACCGCGGCGTCGAGGAAATGACCCAGCTGCTCGAGCAGGCGGTCTACGCGCCGGGGGCCGGCCGCTTCAAGGTCTACATGATCGACGAAGTGCACATGCTGACCGGGCATGCCTTCAACGCCATGCTCAAGACGCTGGAAGAGCCGCCGCCGCACGTCAAGTTCATCCTGGCGACCACCGATCCGCAGAAAATCCCGGTCACGGTGTTGTCGCGCTGCCTGCAGTTCAATCTCAAGCAGATGCCGCCCGACGCGATCGTGGGGCATCTGCAGGCAGTGCTGGGCGAAGAGCAGATCGGCTTCGAAGTGCCGGCGCTGCGCCTGATCGGCCAGGCGGCCGGCGGTTCCATGCGCGACGCGCTGTCGCTGACCGACCAGGCCATTGCCTATAGCGCCGGCAATCTCAGCGAAGAAGCGGTGCGCGGCATGCTGGGCACGATCGACCAGCGCCATCTGGTACGCCTGCTGGATGCGCTGGCCTCGGGCGACGCCGCCGGGGTGCTGGCGGTGGCCGATGAGCTGGCGGTGCGCGGCCTGTCGTATGCCGGCGCGCTGGCCGACCTGGCGGTGCTGTTGTCGCGGGTGGCCATCGAGCAGCGCGTGCGCGGCGCCTTGCCGCAGGACGATCCGCTGACCGAGGACATTACGCGCCTGGCCGCCGCCCTGCATCCCGATGCGGTGCAACTGTTCTATTCGGTGGCCGTGCACAGCCGTGGCGAGCTGACGCTGTCGCCCGACGAGTATGCCGGTTTCGTGATGGCCTGCCTGCGCATGCTGGCGCTCAATGGCGAGGCCGGCCCGGCAACGGCCGTGCAGGCGCCGCGCGCCGACACGACGCCGCGGGCCGCGGCGCCCGCCGCCGCGGCGCCGGCCGAAACCCGGCCCGAACCAACGCCTGCGCCCGCGCTTGCGCCGCAGGCCGCCGCGGCTCCGCGCGCCGTAGCCCGATCCGAATCAAAGCCGCAGCCCGCGCCCGAGCCTGAACCCGAGCCTGAGCCAGCGCCCCGGCCCGCGGCCACGCCGGTTGCGGCGACGCCGCCGGCTGTCGCCGAACCCGAACCCGTGGCGGCGCCGGCGGCCCAGGCCCGCGCCGCCGAGCCCGCGCCGGCGCCAGTGCCGCCCTGGGAGGACCTGCCCGAGGCCGTGGCCGCCCCCGCGCCGGCCCAGCCCGCGGCCGCGCCGGCGCCGGTCGCGGCGGACGACGACGGTCCGCCGGCCTGGGTCGACGAGGCCATTCCCGACGAGGCTGGCGGCGGCTTCGTGCCCGAGCACAGCTTCACCGCCGATCCGGACGACGAATTCGAAACGCTGGCGCCCGCTGCCGCGGCCATGCCGGCGCCACGGGCGCCGACGCCGCGCCGCGAATCCGGCGGCCGTGGCCGCGCGGCGCGGTCGCGCCTTGCGGACATGTCGCCGACCGGCTGGCCCGAGCTGGCCGCGCGCTTGCCGGTCACCGGCCTTGCCGCCGAACTGGCGCGCCAGAGCGAGTGGGCCGGTGTGCAGGGCGACGCGGTGTTGTTGCGCGTGGCCGTGCGCACGCTGGCCGAAAGCGAAAGCCGCGTGCGCCTGCAGACCGTGCTGTGCGAACATTTCGGCCAGGGCCTGCGGCTGGAGATCGAAGTCGGCGTCACCGGAGACGGCACCGCGCATGCGGTGGCCCAGATCGAACGCGCGGCGCGCCAGCAGGCCGCCGAAGACGCGGTGGCGGTCGATCCCTTCGTGCAGGCGCTGGTCGCCGATTTCGGCGGCCGCGTCGTGCCCGGCTCGATCCGCCATGTAGACAATCCGCCGGCCGCCTGA
- a CDS encoding PD-(D/E)XK nuclease family protein yields MSDDFRTDFPSCTLRDLGELPAIDTLVLTVNNRLSRRLTLDLAAQLSSERQVSELPRIMPLSAWLADCVAELAFDERYEVPAYRLSSFATQLVWREAIRLEEADRALLDADQAARLALDADLLVDEWQAHVPAGAETDEYRGFSRWRARYRAMLGELDAEDANQGYERVLEALRQGALRAPRHVALAGFVDISPRFARLLRALADGGADVVAWRDAVREPAWPQRFEAADRGAEWRAAARWAADRLRADPRGRYAIVSPQLEAEAPFARRVLGQALAGQDAPLPFNVAVGRALDEWPAVRAALAWLALLAEVAACGAGEPALFGAALLAGHCAGDLQEGPRHAALDARWRRQALAHVGPADWQRGLEECPRLAEGWSQAMAIWQAGQRSDTCDAWAPRFKAALTALGFPGERALDSVAYQVMGALGDLLAEFTALAPAAGRLDGRAAVRLLASAARAGSFQPQRDPSARLDVLGLLEAEGGAWDGIWVLGLTDDVLPASPKPNPLLPLAVLRQVGAPRATPEREREWAEGMFMALRRCAPEMIASHAAMDGERELRPSPLIVRAAPADWQPGTDAQVAALEQEILDDSQGPPLQAERQSRGGLDVLDTQARNPLWAFVRHRLGGRAMAPYADAATVSVRGQFLHRALELVWRMLPDQEALHAAMAEGRLAALVEQAIGEAARTELAGYPAALRELECARAAAVLANWFDSEAQRQPFEVAQIEQEHSWQRGALALKVRLDRMDRLADGRALIVDYKTGAAPGRPESDWARARPVNLQLPFYASVLADGADTEVAGLMLAQIHARQVSAQGLAADDLGIEGVTPVEQSKAFEGQPWPRILQRWRAAVEMLADEYANGYAANVALRQDDLKFCDAMPFLRLHLDDEDA; encoded by the coding sequence ATGTCGGACGACTTCCGCACTGATTTTCCATCCTGCACGCTGCGCGATCTCGGCGAACTGCCCGCGATCGACACGCTGGTGCTGACCGTCAACAATCGGCTTTCGCGCCGGCTCACGCTGGACCTGGCCGCGCAGCTGAGCAGCGAACGCCAGGTCAGCGAGCTGCCGCGCATCATGCCGCTGTCGGCCTGGCTGGCCGATTGCGTCGCCGAGCTCGCGTTCGACGAGCGCTACGAAGTGCCGGCCTACCGTCTGTCCAGCTTCGCGACCCAATTGGTGTGGCGCGAGGCGATCCGCCTGGAAGAGGCCGATCGCGCGCTGCTGGACGCCGACCAGGCCGCGCGGCTGGCGCTGGACGCGGACCTGCTGGTCGACGAGTGGCAGGCGCATGTGCCGGCCGGCGCCGAGACCGACGAGTACCGCGGGTTTTCGCGCTGGCGCGCGCGCTATCGCGCCATGCTCGGCGAGCTGGACGCCGAGGATGCCAACCAGGGCTACGAGCGCGTGCTCGAGGCGCTGCGGCAGGGCGCCTTGCGCGCGCCGCGCCACGTGGCGCTGGCGGGCTTCGTCGATATCTCGCCGCGCTTCGCACGCCTGCTGCGCGCGCTGGCCGATGGCGGCGCCGACGTGGTGGCGTGGCGCGACGCCGTGCGCGAGCCGGCATGGCCGCAACGCTTCGAGGCCGCCGATCGCGGCGCCGAATGGCGCGCGGCGGCGCGCTGGGCGGCCGACCGCCTGCGCGCCGATCCGCGCGGCCGCTACGCCATCGTGTCGCCGCAGCTGGAGGCCGAGGCGCCGTTCGCGCGCCGCGTGCTGGGCCAGGCGCTGGCCGGCCAGGACGCGCCCTTGCCCTTCAACGTGGCGGTGGGCCGGGCGCTGGACGAGTGGCCGGCGGTGCGCGCCGCCCTGGCCTGGCTGGCGCTGCTGGCCGAGGTGGCCGCGTGCGGCGCGGGCGAGCCCGCGCTGTTCGGCGCGGCCCTGCTGGCCGGCCATTGCGCCGGCGACCTGCAGGAAGGGCCGCGCCATGCGGCGCTCGATGCGCGCTGGCGCCGCCAGGCGCTGGCCCATGTGGGGCCGGCCGACTGGCAGCGCGGCCTGGAGGAGTGCCCGCGCCTGGCCGAGGGGTGGTCGCAGGCCATGGCAATCTGGCAAGCCGGCCAGCGCAGCGATACCTGCGACGCCTGGGCGCCGCGCTTCAAGGCCGCGCTGACGGCGCTGGGCTTTCCGGGCGAACGCGCGCTCGACAGCGTGGCCTATCAGGTCATGGGGGCGCTGGGCGACCTGCTGGCCGAATTCACGGCGCTGGCGCCGGCCGCCGGCCGCCTGGATGGGCGCGCCGCGGTGCGCCTGCTGGCCAGCGCGGCGCGCGCCGGCTCGTTCCAGCCGCAGCGCGATCCGTCGGCGCGGCTGGACGTGCTGGGCCTGCTCGAGGCCGAGGGCGGCGCCTGGGATGGCATCTGGGTGCTGGGCCTGACCGACGACGTCCTGCCTGCCTCGCCCAAGCCCAATCCCCTGCTGCCGCTGGCCGTGCTGCGCCAGGTCGGCGCGCCGCGCGCCACGCCCGAGCGCGAGCGCGAGTGGGCCGAAGGCATGTTCATGGCCTTGCGCCGCTGCGCGCCGGAGATGATCGCCAGCCACGCCGCCATGGATGGCGAGCGCGAGCTGCGGCCCTCGCCGCTGATCGTGCGCGCGGCGCCGGCCGATTGGCAGCCCGGCACCGACGCGCAAGTCGCCGCGCTGGAGCAGGAGATCCTGGACGACAGCCAGGGGCCGCCGCTGCAGGCCGAGCGGCAAAGCCGCGGCGGCCTGGACGTGCTGGATACCCAGGCGCGCAATCCCCTGTGGGCCTTCGTGCGCCATCGCCTGGGCGGACGCGCCATGGCGCCCTATGCCGATGCGGCCACGGTCAGCGTGCGCGGCCAGTTCCTGCACCGCGCGCTCGAACTGGTGTGGCGCATGCTGCCCGACCAGGAGGCCTTGCACGCCGCGATGGCCGAAGGCCGTCTGGCGGCGCTGGTCGAGCAGGCCATCGGCGAGGCGGCGCGTACCGAACTGGCCGGCTATCCGGCGGCGCTGCGCGAACTCGAGTGCGCGCGCGCGGCCGCGGTGCTGGCCAACTGGTTCGACAGCGAGGCGCAGCGCCAGCCGTTCGAGGTGGCGCAGATCGAACAGGAGCACAGCTGGCAGCGCGGCGCGCTGGCGCTCAAGGTGCGGCTGGACCGCATGGATCGCCTGGCCGACGGCCGCGCGCTCATCGTCGACTACAAGACCGGCGCGGCGCCGGGCCGGCCCGAATCCGATTGGGCGCGGGCGCGCCCGGTCAACCTGCAATTGCCGTTCTACGCCTCGGTACTGGCCGATGGCGCGGACACCGAGGTGGCCGGACTGATGCTGGCGCAGATCCATGCGCGCCAGGTCAGCGCGCAAGGCCTGGCGGCCGACGACCTGGGCATCGAAGGCGTCACGCCGGTCGAGCAGAGCAAGGCGTTCGAGGGGCAGCCATGGCCGCGCATCCTGCAGCGCTGGCGCGCGGCGGTCGAGATGCTGGCCGACGAATACGCCAATGGATACGCGGCCAACGTGGCGCTGCGCCAGGACGACCTGAAGTTCTGCGACGCGATGCCGTTCCTGCGCCTGCACCTGGACGACGAGGATGCCTGA
- the recR gene encoding recombination mediator RecR yields MDPQLPEPEPLIALIEALRRLPGVGVRSARRMAYHLLQHDLQGADMLGRALSAAVQHLRHCARCNSFTEDEVCATCANPKRDPGLLCIVETPADQNMIESSHGYRGLYYVLMGRIAPLEGVGPRELDFQRVIERACDGVVQEVILATNFTAEGETTAHFLDDALSERGLKVTRLARGVPAGSELEYVDAGTIAWALMERRST; encoded by the coding sequence ATGGATCCCCAACTACCCGAACCCGAACCGCTGATCGCCCTGATCGAGGCGTTGCGCCGCCTGCCTGGCGTGGGCGTGCGCTCGGCCCGCCGCATGGCCTATCACCTGCTGCAGCACGACCTGCAGGGGGCCGACATGCTGGGCCGCGCGCTTTCCGCCGCCGTGCAGCACCTGCGCCATTGCGCGCGCTGCAACAGCTTCACCGAAGACGAGGTCTGCGCGACCTGTGCCAATCCCAAGCGCGATCCCGGCCTGCTGTGCATCGTCGAGACGCCGGCCGACCAGAACATGATCGAGTCCAGCCACGGCTACCGCGGGCTGTACTACGTGCTGATGGGACGCATCGCGCCGCTGGAAGGGGTGGGGCCGCGCGAGCTCGACTTCCAGCGCGTCATCGAGCGCGCCTGCGACGGCGTGGTCCAGGAGGTCATCCTGGCCACCAATTTCACCGCCGAGGGCGAGACGACGGCCCACTTCCTGGACGATGCCCTGAGCGAGCGCGGCCTGAAAGTCACCCGGCTGGCGCGCGGCGTGCCGGCCGGCAGCGAGCTCGAGTATGTCGATGCCGGCACCATTGCCTGGGCCTTGATGGAGCGCCGTTCGACCTAG
- a CDS encoding UvrD-helicase domain-containing protein: MTEPERLPHDHAARRQALDPSRSFLVQAPAGSGKTELLTDRILALLATVTRPEEIVAITFTRKAASEMHARVLHKLSLGAGEPPRSAHERRSWELARAALARDQEQGWHLLDHPARLAIRTIDSFCAGLVRGMPWLSELGGMPDIADDARAHYEAAARATLELADEHDAVRALLAHLDVDVQAAKDAIAAMLGQRDQWMPLLQFGLDRDGLEASLAEALEHELDSLCGQLPRGWSQALCGPARLAAAALAGSGDARLAALQDWDAPLPPMAEALDQWRALAHLLLTGTGALRSPKGVNKNLGFPAGCDHKEPFTAWLAACDGGAPWVRALAAVRDMPDAHFSDAQWDVLSAQLTTLALSVAQLRVQFARAGEVDFIEIAQRAAYALGSGDDPGELLLKLDASIRHLLIDEFQDTSQGQIDLLATLTAGWQDGDGRTLFLVGDPMQSIYRFRKAEVGLFLQVAERGVGQIRPGFLQLTDNFRSQGGVVDWVNRVFAQLLPRANDADSGAIAYSPSTAFHETAPGEAVLFHPAWECGDAASAERQAEDIAVGLVRAALAEHEGSRHPVAILVRARSHLGSLTRRLAQEGIPCRAVELVPLGLRPVVADLVQLARALAHPGDRLAWLSVLRAPWCGLTLTSLQRLFGADQLTPVPTLLERALRGAARSEGGQGSLFDAPAPGCLAEQALAPDEYRRLRAVAAILLDRANDAGLLPLAAWLEQLWRRLGGPGLYAGSSAASDAESLFQLIERLAPHGGLDAGLLDTAVARLFAAPQATGEQGTVEIMTMHKSKGLQFDTVILYGLHRAPRGDQAPLVRFEQSRGRVLLGPIKPRAETEADPVSRYLGAREARRAAYETDRLFYVAATRARQRLHLVAHVAVDAASGQARTPASASLLGRLWPHLSVPQPPDVAQDQAAATGEQPALVGEPLRRLAGAGLASLAARTLPREAAAGVYGGGQGAEHPSWQLEAGYDAAVGTLAHAWLARIGGDGPQHWSADALAVRLPAMRRQLTRAGIPAGQADAAAQAVLDTLQSTLDDERGRWLLGQARARREWPLIDAAGRVSVIDLALSTEDGWLIVDYKTGRPHEHETPEQFAIRMRQRHGEQLMRYCAQVTALDGRPARAALYFPRARAWIDL, encoded by the coding sequence ATGACCGAACCCGAACGCTTGCCGCATGACCACGCCGCGCGCCGCCAGGCGCTGGACCCGTCGCGCTCGTTCCTGGTGCAGGCGCCGGCGGGTTCGGGCAAGACCGAACTGCTGACCGACCGCATTCTTGCCTTGCTGGCCACCGTGACGCGGCCCGAGGAAATCGTCGCCATCACTTTCACGCGCAAGGCCGCCTCCGAGATGCACGCGCGCGTGCTGCACAAGCTGAGCCTGGGCGCCGGCGAGCCGCCGCGCTCGGCGCACGAGCGGCGCAGCTGGGAACTGGCGCGCGCCGCCCTGGCGCGCGACCAGGAGCAGGGCTGGCACCTGCTCGATCACCCGGCGCGGCTGGCCATCCGCACCATCGACTCGTTCTGCGCCGGCCTGGTGCGCGGCATGCCCTGGCTGTCGGAACTGGGTGGCATGCCCGATATCGCCGACGACGCGCGCGCGCACTACGAGGCGGCGGCGCGCGCCACGCTGGAACTGGCCGACGAGCACGACGCGGTGCGCGCCTTGCTGGCGCACCTGGACGTCGACGTGCAGGCCGCCAAGGACGCCATCGCCGCGATGCTGGGCCAGCGCGACCAATGGATGCCGCTGCTGCAGTTCGGGCTGGACCGCGATGGCCTGGAAGCATCGCTGGCCGAGGCGCTCGAACACGAGCTGGACAGCCTGTGCGGGCAATTGCCGCGCGGCTGGAGCCAGGCCTTGTGCGGGCCGGCGCGCCTGGCCGCGGCGGCGCTGGCGGGCAGCGGCGATGCGCGGCTGGCGGCCTTGCAGGATTGGGACGCTCCCTTGCCGCCCATGGCCGAGGCGCTGGACCAATGGCGCGCGCTGGCGCATCTGCTGCTGACCGGCACGGGCGCCTTGCGCAGCCCCAAGGGCGTGAACAAGAACCTGGGGTTTCCGGCCGGCTGCGACCACAAGGAGCCGTTCACCGCCTGGCTGGCCGCCTGCGATGGCGGCGCGCCCTGGGTGCGCGCGCTGGCGGCGGTGCGCGACATGCCTGATGCGCATTTCTCGGACGCGCAATGGGATGTGCTGAGCGCGCAGCTGACCACGCTGGCGCTGTCGGTGGCGCAGCTGCGCGTGCAGTTCGCGCGGGCCGGCGAAGTCGACTTCATCGAGATCGCCCAGCGCGCGGCCTACGCGCTGGGCAGCGGCGACGATCCCGGCGAATTGCTGCTCAAGCTGGACGCGTCGATCCGCCATCTGCTGATCGACGAATTCCAGGACACCAGCCAGGGCCAGATCGACCTGTTGGCCACGCTGACCGCCGGCTGGCAGGACGGCGATGGCCGCACGCTGTTCCTGGTGGGCGACCCGATGCAGTCCATCTACCGTTTCCGCAAGGCCGAGGTCGGCCTGTTCCTGCAGGTGGCCGAGCGGGGCGTGGGCCAGATCCGGCCGGGCTTCCTGCAGCTGACCGACAACTTCCGTTCGCAAGGCGGCGTGGTGGATTGGGTCAACCGCGTGTTCGCGCAATTGCTGCCGCGCGCCAATGACGCGGATTCCGGCGCCATTGCCTACAGCCCCTCGACCGCGTTCCACGAGACGGCGCCGGGCGAGGCGGTGCTGTTCCACCCCGCCTGGGAATGCGGCGACGCCGCCAGCGCCGAGAGGCAGGCCGAGGACATCGCGGTCGGCCTGGTGCGCGCGGCGTTGGCCGAGCACGAAGGCAGCCGCCATCCCGTCGCGATCCTGGTGCGCGCCCGCAGCCACCTGGGCAGCCTGACGCGCCGCCTGGCGCAGGAAGGAATTCCCTGCCGCGCCGTCGAGCTGGTGCCGCTGGGGCTGCGCCCCGTGGTGGCCGATCTGGTGCAGCTGGCGCGCGCGCTGGCGCATCCGGGCGACCGGCTGGCCTGGCTGTCGGTGCTGCGCGCGCCATGGTGCGGCCTGACCCTGACTTCGCTGCAACGCCTGTTCGGCGCCGATCAACTGACGCCGGTGCCCACGCTGCTCGAACGCGCGCTGCGCGGCGCGGCGCGCTCCGAGGGCGGGCAGGGCAGCCTGTTCGATGCGCCGGCGCCGGGCTGTCTGGCCGAGCAGGCGCTGGCGCCCGACGAATACCGGCGCCTGCGCGCCGTGGCGGCGATCCTGCTGGATCGCGCCAATGACGCCGGCCTGCTGCCGCTGGCCGCCTGGCTGGAGCAATTGTGGCGGCGCCTGGGCGGGCCTGGCCTGTATGCGGGATCCAGCGCGGCCAGCGATGCCGAAAGCCTGTTCCAGCTGATCGAGCGGCTGGCGCCGCACGGCGGACTGGACGCCGGCTTGCTGGACACCGCGGTGGCGCGCCTGTTCGCCGCGCCGCAGGCCACCGGCGAGCAGGGCACGGTCGAAATCATGACCATGCACAAATCCAAGGGGCTGCAGTTCGATACCGTCATCCTGTACGGCCTGCATCGGGCGCCGCGCGGCGACCAGGCGCCGCTGGTGCGTTTCGAGCAAAGCAGGGGCAGGGTGCTGCTCGGTCCGATCAAGCCGCGCGCCGAAACCGAGGCCGACCCGGTGTCGCGCTACCTGGGCGCGCGCGAGGCGCGCCGCGCCGCCTACGAAACCGACCGCCTGTTTTACGTGGCGGCCACGCGCGCGCGCCAGCGCCTGCACCTGGTGGCGCACGTGGCGGTCGACGCGGCCAGCGGCCAGGCCCGCACGCCCGCGTCGGCCAGCCTGCTGGGCCGGCTGTGGCCGCACCTGTCGGTGCCGCAGCCGCCCGACGTGGCGCAAGACCAGGCGGCGGCCACGGGCGAGCAGCCGGCGCTCGTGGGCGAGCCGCTGCGCCGCCTGGCCGGCGCCGGGCTGGCGAGCCTGGCGGCCCGGACCTTGCCGCGCGAGGCCGCGGCGGGCGTATACGGCGGCGGGCAAGGCGCCGAGCATCCGTCCTGGCAACTGGAAGCGGGCTATGACGCGGCGGTCGGCACGCTGGCGCATGCCTGGCTGGCGCGCATCGGCGGCGACGGCCCGCAGCACTGGTCGGCCGATGCGCTGGCCGTACGCCTGCCGGCCATGCGGCGCCAGCTGACCCGCGCCGGCATCCCGGCCGGGCAGGCCGACGCCGCCGCGCAGGCCGTGCTGGATACGCTGCAGTCCACGCTGGACGACGAGCGCGGCCGCTGGCTGCTCGGCCAGGCCCGCGCGCGCCGCGAATGGCCCCTCATCGACGCCGCCGGCCGCGTATCGGTCATCGACCTGGCGCTGAGCACCGAAGATGGCTGGCTCATCGTCGACTACAAGACCGGCCGTCCGCATGAACACGAGACGCCCGAACAATTCGCGATCCGCATGCGCCAGCGCCATGGCGAGCAACTGATGCGCTACTGCGCCCAGGTCACCGCCCTGGACGGCCGCCCCGCCCGCGCCGCCCTCTACTTCCCCCGCGCCCGCGCCTGGATCGACCTGTAG
- a CDS encoding YbaB/EbfC family nucleoid-associated protein: protein MMKGQLAGLMRQAQQMQENMKKAQDALAEIQVEGAAGGGLVKVTMTCRHDVKRVAIDASLLGEDKDMLEDLVAAAFNDALRKAEATSQEKMASVTAGMPLPPGMKLPF from the coding sequence ATGATGAAAGGACAACTCGCCGGCCTGATGCGCCAGGCGCAGCAAATGCAGGAAAACATGAAGAAGGCGCAGGACGCGCTGGCCGAGATCCAGGTCGAAGGCGCAGCGGGCGGCGGCCTGGTCAAGGTCACCATGACCTGCCGCCACGACGTCAAGCGGGTGGCCATCGACGCCAGCCTGCTGGGCGAGGACAAGGACATGCTCGAAGACCTGGTGGCCGCGGCGTTCAACGACGCGCTGCGCAAGGCCGAGGCCACTTCGCAGGAAAAAATGGCGTCGGTGACCGCCGGCATGCCGCTGCCCCCGGGCATGAAGCTGCCGTTCTGA